Proteins encoded in a region of the Brevefilum fermentans genome:
- the tuf gene encoding elongation factor Tu, with protein sequence MGKQKFDRSKPHLNVGTMGHIDHGKTTLTAAITKVQGLQGFSKARGFATIDNAPEEKERGITINISHVEYETENRHYAHVDMPGHRDYIKNMITGAAQVDGAILVVAAPDGPMDQTREHVLLARQVEVPSIVVFLNKVDMMDDPELLELVELELREMLTGYGFPGDEIPIIHGSALKALESESTDPNAEEYQSIHELMKAIDEYIPEPMREVDKPFMMPVEDVFSIKGRGTVVTGRIERGVIHTGDPVDIVGLQEKKLTSVVTGVEMFHKLLDEGMAGDNVGLLLRGIARDEVERGMVIAKPNSITPHTKFESEVYILTKEEGGRHSAFFTGYRPQFYIRTMDVTGTVTLPEGVEMVLPGDRVNLTIELIVPVALEQGSQFAIREGGLTVGAGLITKIIT encoded by the coding sequence ATGGGAAAACAAAAATTTGATCGCTCAAAACCGCATCTCAACGTAGGCACCATGGGACACATCGACCATGGTAAGACGACTTTGACAGCGGCGATCACCAAGGTTCAGGGTTTGCAAGGCTTCTCGAAAGCTCGCGGCTTCGCAACAATTGATAATGCGCCTGAGGAAAAAGAACGTGGCATCACCATCAATATTTCTCACGTGGAATACGAGACGGAAAACCGCCACTATGCTCACGTGGATATGCCCGGGCACAGGGACTACATCAAGAATATGATCACAGGTGCAGCACAGGTCGATGGCGCCATTCTGGTTGTGGCCGCACCTGATGGCCCCATGGACCAGACCAGGGAACACGTGTTGCTGGCGCGCCAGGTGGAAGTGCCGAGCATCGTGGTCTTCCTGAACAAGGTCGACATGATGGACGACCCTGAATTGCTGGAGCTGGTCGAGCTTGAGCTGCGCGAGATGCTGACAGGCTACGGATTCCCTGGAGATGAAATTCCGATCATTCACGGAAGTGCACTGAAGGCGTTGGAAAGCGAATCAACCGACCCGAACGCTGAGGAATACCAAAGCATTCACGAGTTGATGAAGGCTATCGATGAATACATCCCCGAGCCAATGCGTGAAGTCGACAAACCCTTCATGATGCCAGTTGAAGACGTGTTCTCGATCAAGGGCCGCGGCACCGTGGTAACCGGGCGTATTGAACGCGGCGTAATCCACACCGGCGACCCGGTTGATATCGTCGGTCTACAGGAAAAGAAATTGACCTCTGTCGTGACGGGTGTGGAAATGTTCCACAAGCTGCTCGATGAAGGCATGGCTGGTGACAACGTTGGTTTGTTGCTGCGCGGCATTGCTCGTGACGAAGTGGAACGAGGCATGGTGATTGCCAAACCGAATAGCATCACACCGCACACCAAGTTCGAAAGTGAAGTCTATATCCTCACCAAAGAGGAAGGTGGACGTCACAGCGCCTTCTTCACCGGTTACCGCCCACAGTTCTACATCCGAACCATGGATGTAACCGGCACGGTGACGCTGCCCGAAGGTGTGGAGATGGTCCTGCCGGGTGATCGTGTGAACCTGACCATTGAACTGATCGTACCGGTAGCCCTGGAGCAGGGTTCGCAATTCGCCATTCGCGAAGGCGGCCTGACCGTCGGCGCAGGTTTGATCACCAAAATTATTACCTAA
- the rpmG gene encoding 50S ribosomal protein L33, producing MAKKKGIRPVITLECTNCKERNYTTEKNRRNDPARMELKKYCSRCREHTLHREIK from the coding sequence ATGGCGAAGAAAAAAGGCATCCGTCCGGTTATTACACTGGAATGCACGAATTGCAAAGAACGCAATTACACGACGGAAAAGAACCGACGAAACGATCCAGCCCGGATGGAATTGAAAAAATATTGCTCTCGCTGCAGAGAACACACCCTGCATCGAGAGATTAAATGA
- the secE gene encoding preprotein translocase subunit SecE, translated as MSQKKKKKLSIIQKIQRFWRETVGELRKVTWPTPPEAWKLTKLVMIVMVILATILGVLDFLFSRLISFLVTL; from the coding sequence GTGTCACAAAAAAAGAAAAAGAAATTGTCAATTATTCAAAAAATCCAACGCTTTTGGCGTGAAACCGTAGGTGAGCTTCGCAAGGTCACCTGGCCAACGCCCCCCGAAGCCTGGAAACTGACCAAACTCGTCATGATTGTTATGGTCATTTTGGCGACAATTCTGGGTGTGTTGGATTTCTTGTTTTCAAGATTGATCTCCTTCCTGGTTACCCTTTAA
- the nusG gene encoding transcription termination/antitermination protein NusG — translation MVHCYSGYENKVRHNLEQRIESMNMKDQIFDVVIPTQEEIEVRDGKRRYIERHVFPGYVLVNMLLSEESWYVVRNTPGVTGFVGMGNEPTPLRPEEVSQILRRMESDAPTIKVTFKPGEKVRIIDGPFNDFPGVVDEIDMERSKVRVLVNFFGRSTPVELGFLQVEKI, via the coding sequence GTGGTCCACTGCTATTCAGGTTACGAGAATAAAGTGCGCCATAACCTCGAACAACGCATCGAATCAATGAACATGAAAGATCAGATCTTTGATGTGGTCATCCCTACTCAGGAAGAGATCGAGGTTCGAGATGGCAAACGCCGGTACATCGAACGGCATGTTTTTCCCGGATACGTGTTGGTCAACATGCTGTTGAGTGAAGAAAGCTGGTACGTTGTTCGCAACACTCCAGGTGTTACAGGCTTTGTGGGTATGGGCAACGAACCAACCCCCCTGCGCCCTGAAGAGGTCTCACAAATCCTCCGCCGCATGGAATCCGATGCCCCCACGATTAAGGTCACCTTTAAACCCGGCGAGAAAGTTCGCATTATTGATGGTCCGTTCAATGATTTTCCTGGTGTGGTGGACGAGATTGATATGGAACGTTCAAAGGTGCGTGTGTTAGTTAATTTCTTCGGGCGCTCAACGCCTGTTGAATTGGGCTTTTTACAAGTCGAAAAAATATAA
- the rplK gene encoding 50S ribosomal protein L11 has translation MAKKVKAIITLQIEAGKANPAPPIGPALAQHGVNIMAFCKDYNGRTASRAGDIIPAEITIFFDGSFRFKLKSPPTAILLRKAAGIEKGSSLPNRENVGTVTRSQVREIAEQKFNDMNATDIEGAIKQIEGTARNMGIEIKD, from the coding sequence GTGGCAAAGAAAGTAAAAGCAATTATTACCCTGCAAATTGAGGCTGGAAAGGCTAATCCGGCACCGCCGATTGGCCCAGCCCTGGCGCAGCACGGCGTGAACATTATGGCTTTCTGCAAAGACTATAACGGCCGTACGGCTTCACGCGCTGGCGATATCATCCCGGCGGAGATTACGATCTTTTTTGATGGCTCATTCCGTTTTAAACTGAAATCGCCACCAACGGCAATTTTACTGCGCAAAGCAGCCGGAATTGAGAAAGGTTCCAGTTTGCCTAATCGAGAAAATGTTGGAACCGTCACCCGTTCCCAGGTGCGTGAAATCGCCGAGCAAAAATTCAATGACATGAACGCGACCGATATTGAAGGTGCAATTAAGCAAATTGAAGGCACCGCCAGAAACATGGGTATTGAGATCAAAGATTAA
- the rplA gene encoding 50S ribosomal protein L1, protein MARHGKKYYEVIKKIDRDQVYDPVEAIKVLKSVSYANFDETVEVHVRTGLDPRQADQQIRDVVVLPNGLGKSVVVLVFAQGEGADAARAAGADYIVDSEEMVTKIQNGWTEFDVAIATPDMMGTVGKLGRVLGPRGLMPNPKAGTVVQVDNMAVAIEEAKAGRVEFRLDRTANIHVPIGKLSFTEEALRENLAAFMVAVRQARPAAASGNFIRRVTVTSSMGPGLKIDHNSPSLVL, encoded by the coding sequence ATGGCAAGGCATGGTAAGAAATATTATGAAGTTATAAAGAAAATCGATCGGGATCAAGTCTATGATCCCGTTGAAGCCATTAAAGTATTGAAATCCGTCAGTTATGCCAATTTTGATGAGACCGTTGAAGTGCATGTGCGCACCGGTCTTGATCCGCGCCAGGCAGATCAACAAATTCGTGATGTGGTCGTGCTGCCAAATGGCCTTGGCAAGTCGGTGGTCGTGTTGGTATTTGCCCAGGGTGAAGGCGCAGACGCTGCCCGTGCAGCAGGTGCGGACTATATTGTCGATTCTGAAGAAATGGTCACCAAAATCCAGAACGGTTGGACAGAATTTGACGTAGCCATCGCGACCCCGGACATGATGGGGACGGTCGGTAAACTCGGGCGGGTTTTGGGACCGCGCGGCTTGATGCCCAACCCCAAAGCAGGCACCGTTGTCCAGGTTGATAATATGGCTGTTGCCATTGAAGAAGCCAAAGCAGGACGTGTTGAGTTTCGCCTTGATCGGACCGCCAACATCCATGTGCCAATCGGTAAACTTTCATTCACCGAAGAGGCACTGCGTGAAAATTTGGCTGCGTTTATGGTTGCTGTCCGCCAGGCACGGCCTGCAGCCGCCAGCGGCAACTTTATCCGCCGTGTGACCGTGACCTCTTCCATGGGGCCCGGTCTCAAAATTGACCACAATTCACCATCGCTGGTATTGTAA
- the rplJ gene encoding 50S ribosomal protein L10 — protein sequence MAFTRKEKEAIVEQYKQWVDNSNAFFVLSYQKMNMSAINEAREKLREVNAEIHVVKNRLFKLALDEKQLPYDPEFWEENNIVGFAFSDAPATAKVITEITKSNIFGIRMGYMDQRALTAENVKALADLPTLPVMRGILLGTIMASASKLVRTLAEPARSMAAVIKAFSEEGQAA from the coding sequence TTGGCGTTTACTCGAAAAGAAAAAGAAGCAATTGTCGAACAATATAAACAATGGGTCGATAACAGCAATGCATTCTTTGTGTTGTCTTACCAAAAGATGAACATGAGTGCCATCAATGAAGCACGTGAGAAACTGCGTGAAGTTAATGCTGAGATCCATGTTGTTAAAAACCGCTTGTTTAAACTCGCCCTTGACGAAAAACAACTGCCGTATGACCCAGAATTCTGGGAGGAAAACAACATCGTCGGTTTTGCGTTTAGTGATGCGCCCGCCACAGCCAAAGTGATCACAGAGATCACAAAATCAAATATCTTTGGCATTCGGATGGGCTATATGGACCAGAGAGCGCTCACCGCTGAAAATGTCAAAGCCCTGGCAGATCTTCCAACCCTGCCCGTCATGCGTGGAATTTTGCTTGGAACGATTATGGCTTCAGCATCAAAGCTGGTTCGCACCCTGGCAGAACCTGCTCGTTCAATGGCTGCGGTTATCAAAGCCTTCTCAGAAGAAGGCCAGGCTGCCTGA
- the rplL gene encoding 50S ribosomal protein L7/L12, whose product MADLEKLMAELSELTVLEASELVKMLEEKWGVSAAAPVAAMVAGPAAAEVVEEVEEKTEFDVIIKDAGPKKIETIKVIRQLTNLGLVDAKTLAETAGGKVLEAVGKDIANEAKEKLEAAGAVVELQ is encoded by the coding sequence ATGGCTGATTTAGAAAAATTAATGGCTGAATTAAGCGAGTTGACCGTGTTAGAAGCCTCTGAACTCGTCAAAATGCTGGAAGAAAAATGGGGCGTTTCCGCTGCTGCTCCTGTTGCTGCCATGGTCGCAGGCCCGGCCGCTGCTGAAGTAGTGGAAGAAGTTGAAGAGAAGACTGAATTTGATGTGATCATCAAAGACGCTGGACCAAAGAAGATTGAAACCATCAAAGTCATTCGTCAATTGACCAACCTGGGCTTGGTTGACGCCAAGACCTTGGCTGAAACAGCCGGTGGCAAGGTTCTCGAAGCCGTCGGCAAAGATATTGCTAACGAAGCGAAAGAAAAACTCGAAGCCGCTGGCGCGGTTGTCGAACTACAATAA